Part of the uncultured Tolumonas sp. genome is shown below.
ATGCATTACGTCGTGGCGGATATCAGGGCTATCTCAATTCCGAATATGAAGGACAGCGGTATTTCCAAGATCGCGGCCGTGAATTCATGATGAATGAGTTTGAACAGGTACGTCGTCATCAGGAAATGCTGAGAAGGTTGATTACAGCATGAATACTAATTTAGACGAACTTAACGGCGAACAAATTGTAGCCTTCGTCGGCACCTACGGTGATAAAGAAAATCACCCCGGTGGAATTTATACTTTGCATGTTGAAAATAAAGGAAAAAATATTTCTGTAGCGCATAACATTGAGTCTCCAATGCTAGCAGGATATTTATCTTTTGATAAAACAACCAATACGCTTTACTCAGTTGATGAGCGGAAAAATGATGGGCGTGGCCCAGTGGAACCAGCTGCAAGTGTAATGGCATTCTCTGTTACCCCAAAGACAGGGAAATTAGCCTTTATCAACAGCCACATTGCACCGGGACCACGTCCAACTTATTTGTCACTTGATAGTGAAAATAGACGATTAGTTACAGCCAATCATGGCGACTTTGATCACGTAGAGAAAGTTGTCTTTAAAAATGGTCAATGGGTTTCCGAATACGTCTATGATGATTCGACTGTAATTTTATATTCATTGAATCAAGATGGTTCTATCGCCGGTATTTCTGATCTGGTTGTTTTAACAGGTCATGGCAAAGATCCAAACAATTCAAAGCAAGCTGGCGGACATGCTCAGTCAAATGCACATGCTCATAGTTCTGTTTTATCGCCAGATAAAAAGTACCTTCTTGTCTGTGACAAAGGTACTGACAAAATCTTGGTATTCCGTATTACAGATAAATTGAATCTAGTGCATGAATATCAATTTAGTGAAGAAATCGCGCCGAGACATTTAGAGTTTTCAACTGATGGTAATAAAGTTTTCCTTACACTAGAATTATCTTCTCAAGTGGCATCAATGAAGTTTGACCAAAAATCTGGTGCTTTAGAGTTGATTGATATTATTTCTTCTGTGAAAAAAGACTTTAAATCCCTGAATGAACCAGCTGAAATTCGATTACACCCGAATAACAAGTTTTTATATGTTAATAATCGGGGTGAGGATTCATTAGCTTGGTTCAGTATCGATGCTGATTGTAAGTTGAAGCTGATCGATAATGTCTCACTGGCTAAATCTATACATCCTGGTCTTGCAGCAAGAAGTTTTGCTTTTTCACCAAGTGGTGATTACTTATTGTTAGCTGATCGCCCTGCAAATTTAGTTAAATGTTACTCGGTAGATCCTGAAACTGGAGCATTGAGCTTTATTTCATCTGTTGATGTACCTCAACCTGCATTTGTCGAATTTGCATCGTTATAATTTTACGGCAGCATTACGCTGCCGTTCTTTTAAGTTAACTAAATGAAAATATCAATTATTGGTGCCGCTGGCGGTATAGGTCAAGCGACTGCTCTATTGATGAGCCTTAATTTTAATAATGTAGAACTGAGTCTATTTGATATTGATGATTCTGTTCACGGTGTTGGATTGGATCTAAGTCACATACCATCTTCTGTTCGCGTTAACACATATTCTGGTTATAAAAATATAAATGATGCAATAAGTGAAAGCGATATTATCGTTATTACTGCTGGGATAACTCGAAAACCAGGAATGGATCGTAGAGAATTGATATCAGCAAACGCAAAAATACTTTATCCGATCATAGAAGCAATAGCATTAAATTGTCCAAAGGCATTTATCTGTCTTGTTACGAATCCAATTAATAGTCTTGTTCCACTTGCTGCTCGTATTTTGTCTAAATTTTCAATATTCGATGCCAAGAAATTATTTGGAGTGACAACACTCGATGTACTTAGAGCAAAGAGCATTCTTGAAGATAAACTCAATATTAATGTGAATTATGAAGATTTTTATATAATGGGTGGGCATAGTAAATCGACAATATTGCCAGTCGTAAATGATAAAATTTTAAAAAAAATGGATTCATCTTCATATGCTTATGATGATTTTGTGTCAGATGTTCAAAACTGCGGTGACGCAGTCGTTAAGGAAAAAAGAGGACGGGGATCAGCAACACTGGCTATGGCAACAGCGGCTTTAAAATTTGTTAAATCTCTTTGTTTAGCTATTGAAGGACAAGAAGACATTATTGAGTGTGCTTATGTGGCAACTACGAACAAAACGATATCACCTTTTTTAGCAGCTCCGCTTCATCTCACAAAAACTGGCTGGGATTCAATTTTAATTGAGAAAAAAATAGAGCCTAAAGTTGAAAGTAAATTGTTAGATATACTGGCAATACTTTCTGATGATATCAGTCTTGGCGAAAAAGTGTATGATTTGATGTCATTATCAACTGATATCTCAAATCACAAGTCATTAGCAGTCAAATGTTAGGTGAACTTAGTTAACTCTGGAAGGCTTTTACTTGTTTCCATAAGCATGGCTCTAAGCCATTTTATGCCTAAATCATTTGTTCTGTTTTTATGCCATTGTTGAAGCATTTCAATTTTTTTAGTATCAACAGGACATTTTAATATTTTAATTGGAAAATATTGACTGTAATAATTTGCAAATCTTTCATGAACAGTCGCAATCAAATTTGTATCAATTATTTGATGTATTAACATACTAAAAGATGATGCTACGACGTCAACTCTTCTATGATAGCCTGCATTTCGAATGAATGATTCATCAAGTGCCCATCCTATAATTTTACTAAATCTAGCAACAATGTGCCCATTAGATAAATAGGTATCTAGATCCAATTCGTTATGCGCTAAAAAACTATCTTTCCATACAGCACAGATGAATTGATCATCAAATACTAATTCTGAAGGATGACGAGATGATACTAATTCGCGTGGAGTTATTATTAAGTCTAGATACCCTTTTTCTAGGTATTCGCTAATCGGTTCGTCGATCATCGACGTTATCTCAAATTTTATATGTGGTGCAACTTTTTGTATTTTAGCAATTGCTGAATGCAAAATAACGGCAGCTGATGAGTCTGATATATTGATCCTAAATGTACGAGATGAACTTTCTGGGTCAAAGCTTTGGTTTCTATCAACTATTGCTTCACATTTACTAATAATTTCATGAATTTCGTTAGTTAATTGTTCAGCAAACGGAGTCAATTCCATCCGCTGGCCTACTTGGATTAAAAGATTATCGTTGAAATAATCTCGTAGTCTAGCGAGGGCACCGGACGTTGCTGATTGACTAAGATTTACTCGTTCACCTGTCCGTGTAACATTCTTCTCTGTTAATAATACGTCTAGGATGATTAATAAATTTAAGTCTAAACCTTTAAGATGCATTTGTTACCCCAGTTACGGCTTAAAAATTGCTGTGTTATAACAGTAATCAATCGATACAAAAATTCAAATCATTTAAATATTTATTATTTTATGCGATTAAGATCACTTTTATGTGGTTTTTATGCGCATTTTGCTACTTGAGTGCTGTAAGTTCTACTCTATGATAAAGCAAATCATTCAATTGTTCATTAGGGGGTCTTTTGGTATCGCTCAATCGTGTAGGTAAAACTGGCAGTCAACAGGCAATCATTGATCTTTTGAGGATCAGTGGTCCACAGACGCAGGCATCTATTGCAAGATCTACAGGTCTGTCTCCTGCCACAGTTAACAACGTAATACAGTCTCTAAAAGAGACGGGTATTGTTGATGTTAATAAAATTAATGGTAGGGATACAAGTGTATCTTTAGTCTCTCGCACCGGTATTTTAGTTTCTATCATATTGGGTCATAACGGTTTCACAGTATCAATTTTCGATTTTGTAAAACAAAAACGTATTAATTTTGAAAATCCATGTATCGGTGAGAGTTTAGTTCGCAACACTCCGCATGACTTAGTGAAATTTTTAAATAATATAGTGAAAGACAATATCCACTATGAGAATAAAATATCAGGGATAGTTGTCGGTGTTCAAGCGCCATTAAATACTACAACTGGCGCAATTCAATCTTGGGCCATAAATAGAATGCCAGCATGGGGTGACATATCTATTGGTAATTTTATCTCAGATCATTTCAATGTTCCTGTTATTATCGAAAATGATGCAAATTTAGCAACTTTAGCTGAATGGACGTGGGGGGCCGGAGTTAAAACTGATAATTTCATCAATATCACATGTTCGAGTCAAGTTGGTGGCGGTATTGTTCTCAGTGGTCGAATATTTAAAGGTTCGAATGGTATGGCTGGTGAGTTTGGCCATATTGTAATTGATCAAGAAGGACCTATATGCTTTTGTGGTTCAAGAGGCTGCTTATCTTCATTGGTGTCGGAAAGAGCATTAGTTAGAAAGCTTAAGCTTGATAACCATTATCAAAATGAAATTTCTCTCCAAGATATAATTTTATTGGCGAAAAAAGGTGATGCAGCCTGTCAACGTTTAATTAGAGAGGCTGGAAATCAGATTGGCTTTGCTATTGCCAATATTGCTAAAATCTTTGCACCAGAAATGATTTCTATTGGTGGTGAACTTTCACTAGCCGGTGAGTTGTTATTTCAAAGCATCCAAAACATATTAATAGAACAAAATCTGGAAGCTGTTTCTCCCTCTATATCTCTTGTAGCAGCTAAATTTGTCGATGATGCAGTGATGTTAGGTAGCGTTGCATATTTTTTATCTGAAAAAAACCAAGGTATAAGTGAACTTCCTATGTGGATGATAAAACAAGATAAAATATATAATCAGATATATGCGTAATAACATAAGAGTTTACTGACTTTTCATTTCTATAGTTTCAAAGTCATCACCAACTCTTGCATTTTTTAGCCAATTCACATACGCAGGTACTCTAGCGTCGTATTGCGGTGGGGACCAACTGGCCATATCATCATTTGATAATGGTTTGTAAGGTCCCATCTTCACCTCAAACAAAATAGTATTTGGTTCATGACAAACAACGGTGTGCCAAGTGTTGCTTTCTATTTCGACAGCTTTTGTAGTGTCACCTAGTAAAACTGTATCTGTTATTACTCCTTTGGAGTTAAAAACAATGAAATCACAACTACCTGATACAATCATGATATATTCCCATGTGTTTTTATGCCTATGAGGCTTTACGTATGTATCAGGTTCCATTGCGATAAATAATTTATGAACTATATCATCATGGCTTTCATGTATATTTAAATTAGTCCGCTTTCTTTGGGATTCTTTTGCCTCAAAAGTAAGCTCAGTCAAAATCTGTGATCCGATAACAATCATTGCAGCTCCAAAAAAAGGGACTAATCCTGTTTAATTAAACTCGCCCAGCTCGAAACTCATCGGCAATAAATTTGCACGCTCTGGCTGTAATA
Proteins encoded:
- a CDS encoding lactonase family protein codes for the protein MNTNLDELNGEQIVAFVGTYGDKENHPGGIYTLHVENKGKNISVAHNIESPMLAGYLSFDKTTNTLYSVDERKNDGRGPVEPAASVMAFSVTPKTGKLAFINSHIAPGPRPTYLSLDSENRRLVTANHGDFDHVEKVVFKNGQWVSEYVYDDSTVILYSLNQDGSIAGISDLVVLTGHGKDPNNSKQAGGHAQSNAHAHSSVLSPDKKYLLVCDKGTDKILVFRITDKLNLVHEYQFSEEIAPRHLEFSTDGNKVFLTLELSSQVASMKFDQKSGALELIDIISSVKKDFKSLNEPAEIRLHPNNKFLYVNNRGEDSLAWFSIDADCKLKLIDNVSLAKSIHPGLAARSFAFSPSGDYLLLADRPANLVKCYSVDPETGALSFISSVDVPQPAFVEFASL
- the mdh gene encoding malate dehydrogenase — translated: MKISIIGAAGGIGQATALLMSLNFNNVELSLFDIDDSVHGVGLDLSHIPSSVRVNTYSGYKNINDAISESDIIVITAGITRKPGMDRRELISANAKILYPIIEAIALNCPKAFICLVTNPINSLVPLAARILSKFSIFDAKKLFGVTTLDVLRAKSILEDKLNINVNYEDFYIMGGHSKSTILPVVNDKILKKMDSSSYAYDDFVSDVQNCGDAVVKEKRGRGSATLAMATAALKFVKSLCLAIEGQEDIIECAYVATTNKTISPFLAAPLHLTKTGWDSILIEKKIEPKVESKLLDILAILSDDISLGEKVYDLMSLSTDISNHKSLAVKC
- a CDS encoding LysR family transcriptional regulator; the protein is MHLKGLDLNLLIILDVLLTEKNVTRTGERVNLSQSATSGALARLRDYFNDNLLIQVGQRMELTPFAEQLTNEIHEIISKCEAIVDRNQSFDPESSSRTFRINISDSSAAVILHSAIAKIQKVAPHIKFEITSMIDEPISEYLEKGYLDLIITPRELVSSRHPSELVFDDQFICAVWKDSFLAHNELDLDTYLSNGHIVARFSKIIGWALDESFIRNAGYHRRVDVVASSFSMLIHQIIDTNLIATVHERFANYYSQYFPIKILKCPVDTKKIEMLQQWHKNRTNDLGIKWLRAMLMETSKSLPELTKFT
- a CDS encoding ROK family transcriptional regulator; translated protein: MVSLNRVGKTGSQQAIIDLLRISGPQTQASIARSTGLSPATVNNVIQSLKETGIVDVNKINGRDTSVSLVSRTGILVSIILGHNGFTVSIFDFVKQKRINFENPCIGESLVRNTPHDLVKFLNNIVKDNIHYENKISGIVVGVQAPLNTTTGAIQSWAINRMPAWGDISIGNFISDHFNVPVIIENDANLATLAEWTWGAGVKTDNFINITCSSQVGGGIVLSGRIFKGSNGMAGEFGHIVIDQEGPICFCGSRGCLSSLVSERALVRKLKLDNHYQNEISLQDIILLAKKGDAACQRLIREAGNQIGFAIANIAKIFAPEMISIGGELSLAGELLFQSIQNILIEQNLEAVSPSISLVAAKFVDDAVMLGSVAYFLSEKNQGISELPMWMIKQDKIYNQIYA
- a CDS encoding WbuC family cupin fold metalloprotein is translated as MIVIGSQILTELTFEAKESQRKRTNLNIHESHDDIVHKLFIAMEPDTYVKPHRHKNTWEYIMIVSGSCDFIVFNSKGVITDTVLLGDTTKAVEIESNTWHTVVCHEPNTILFEVKMGPYKPLSNDDMASWSPPQYDARVPAYVNWLKNARVGDDFETIEMKSQ